A segment of the Brienomyrus brachyistius isolate T26 chromosome 4, BBRACH_0.4, whole genome shotgun sequence genome:
TACCCTGATTTCGACGTGTTTGCCTGGTCCTTGGccacctgcccgcacgatcgcctgtctgctCGCCCACAATCATGACACATGATCTTGATCATTGCACAAAGGGGGGATGTGTTACGGAAAATTACACGACAAGGTTTCTGGGCACCTCAGATGCAAGCAAtggtggatgcaaggttgtcagaatgtgaggtgtgcattaagaacaatgtacgcaaagcaatcacggccccaatagggcacattccagtgcctgagggaccgttcaaaCACCtagtgatggactatgtggacatgggaaaaacagcatatggaaagcgatatatacttgtgattgtggacaggttcagcagatgggtggaggcaataccgtccaaggacatggggggcgatgacagtggtgaaattcctgatcagagaggtgattccgaggtttgggataccaattgaaataagctctgataatggagctgcctttatggggaaagttactaagttagtggttcaacagctgagaataaaacaaaggttgggatgtgtgtatcaccctcagtcacagggcatggtggagagagtgaatggcaaacttaagcagaagctgaataagatttgcgccaccatgaaaatgaagtgggtggatgcactgccaacagccttgatggcgtatcggatggaaacgcacaaggtgacgcatttgtctccgcatgaaatgctgacagggagaccaatgcctggatcgacttggagggggctgTATAaggcctagatcagctgggggatgaattaaagttgtacattgTAACCGTTGGacgttaaccaaaatacacaaagctatttccaaacaggaaaaggagaaagcacagaaagaagacacagaccgggaggagccagtcatctttccaggagataaagtctacctgcgagtgttccggcgaaagtggcacgagcggGACCCTTCAAAGTGACACGAGCCTCAGCAACAGCGGTACAGGCAGAAAGGAGTAACACGTGGtatcatttgaaccactgcactagagtactgcacgaaaggcagatagtcactgaaaacgacacagaggatgcagctgcccttggctcagatggccctgatggaggtcccagaggagctccacaactTGGAGTGGAGCCAGTTTCAGGTTCAGAGCAGactgagggtcaagagggagcatcgcaagcaggtCAGCTACTCCAGACAGAACATGAAGCTGTGGATTCTGGtagggctgacagcaacgatattggtgatgctaatgatatatcaggcccttcaggtctgggggcacagcaggaccacaggtcaggtgagttcagaacaattgacttcactgactcagccttgtcctttgatgctgaataacctctcagataacaATGAGCGAAAGCAAAGAGAAATAgggaggagatatgggagtgagaagagtgagcaaattgtagaatatacccaggatgaagtagacctggatgggttagcaaaacgtacgttTGGGAATTggggtataaatgggctaagtataccgccgcttcattagggcaggagggttgtgtgttgtgtgcaggtcctgacccttcagttagggtagtcctgttcccatacactaacaaacggtgtgaagaatgggaaatggagaggattatgagattctggaagagtctgtgtcaggaggggcaggcccctgagAAAGACTGCAGGCCCATATCTAATCAGTCAGAGCGCATACCATACTGCCCCTATCagtgtctgatatatcagggaaatactaaatatgcttacagggtggaaaagcattgtgggcagtttaagccctgggaagggggacagcaagatattatggtgaacaaattgagttttttcaagggacttaTTTATGAGTGTTTTACAAATGATGGGCCAGAGGAGGTAGGCATCTTCTGGGGAACCTGTGGAACTGTTTGGGATGTGAAAGGTCCCCGAGTACAAAACGGAGAACTATGACGTGTTCCGCTGGATGCGCTAGAAAACCAGAGTGTGCCCCTGGCAGATgtgtggtggctgtgtggtaaGGAGGGCGGATTGAGGCCTACTCTTCCCTATAATTGGGGAGGCCTCTGCGCTAGGATAATGTTAGTCAGCAAGGTGGATATATATTCTAGAAGACGACCGTCTAGGTCCCGCAGATTTGTTGCAAATTACGAGAAGGATCCCAATGTATATATAGATGCGACTggccagccgaggggcattccagagaaatataaggcgagaagtgagatagctgctgGTTTCGAATCAATGTTTATTTGGCCTActcttaacaaaaatgtggaatggataaattatttgtactataatcagcagaggttcacCAACTACACTCtggaggcactcgcatctctgggggagcagcttcaggccatcAGTCTGATGACCTGGCAGAACAGGAtagccctggattggctcctggcagagaAAGGGGGAGAGTGTGTGCTGGGTTGTTTGTGatgacgggttgtttgactggtggtatgatatgtggggaaattggcagaaagcccttatgaaagcactctgtgtgggtgctgtgctcatttttgctctgctacttatcttttgttgtgtagttcctcttgttcgctccctagtggggagAGCACTGTTCCAGCAGgtgactatagctgcaatgtctagagtggtgggaggaccgtttggagcggcatcctcctggaccaacacagAAATGGATGGcaacatagacaccttggatgcagtcctgcccatagctgaagttcggccattccgtgtgtgaatactccgAGCAGGAGACCTGCAGCGTGGCTGCCTCCCACGACATCTGGGACTTTTTCTGATTAGAACAGACTGTCCATTATAATAGTCTGCAATGTTATTAGTTAACCTTTTACTTATCTTTGTATTacatatatctgtttttgtattgggTTTGTAATAGATTTTGTAGTTCTGCTGTATATGCAATATATCCAGGGGAGGTCATTGTATGGCGATCCTCCCCTCCCTTTCCTGATGTACcccctgtgctgctgttggttgaCTCTCAGTGTTAGTAGTCTGTGAGCCATAcctgccatggaccccgaaggggggctgcgcctgtggcgggctgggagtggaatttccctgggtcatagggtttttgccctccctcctaggctggatggacaggattgtgtgtgggactccttggagtcccaaaggggggaaatatatggaatattatttagcactatataacgtagaatacaagtattatgatattattaaaaagtatgccaaatatccatgatgtaatcattacaatgtaaacataatgtaatcaacacaatgtaatcaactagttgtatttgcaccttttgttagtctgagattctgttagctactttatgttagtcctgaatctatgaatattcacttttattaacgtacattttatcactatgttaaaggacaaatatattatcaaccttttagttagacaatgtgtaaaaggctgaaactgccaaggtttactactgaaggaagggattcgcctgagttcaccagaagttcacggctgagcatttttaaaaaaccaagtggagctgctcgcgccaccattatgttcagccgagagaccaaactgtaaaagaaatgatggacaaacttatcacctaggggtgtggattaaggggaaaaaaaattgttgtgaatggctgaaggaatgatgatgcttaagtgacggtgatattgttaaatgataagaacttgtataaaaattggtgtaaaacagtactggacacactttacgtgtccagccttggttgtaacttcattgttgcaataaagactgaattctggatactacacAAGCGGACCTCTGATTTCTGATTtggtggggaaggagaaaaaaccacgacaatAACACAAAGAGCCACTTAGAATAAACGTCTGGACCTTtcagtttggtgagtaaagaaaatcttttattccatttattccAGCAAAgcgtcacactctggcacttggtaccaagtcacacggagcacacagagcaaccagttgataaaccataactcccaattcccaataaggactAAATCCTGactggtcacaaaacaccaacaaaccgagctcaaacatataacaaacacaattctcctgctaGAGAGTAAGAGGATGCCGCTTCTTTCAAAAAGATTTATGATCGAAAGGTCATAAAGGTCACGGGtcaaaagttcactgggggcgtggttgtggtggtacgatgtgatgtcatgggagagggatttatttatttattatttcaaattatttaattattttaaattatttattatttttaattatttatttaattatttttaattatttatttattattattttaaaaattgtaattttatattgaggagagtgcttctgagtgtgtattattttaatttaatgttattatttatttattattatttaaaaaaatataattttttatattgaggagagtgtggGGTTTTTGTCGGGTGCCGCTggggctgagcggggtgggttacctgatggagtgtgagcgtacgttgtgcggtactgtggtaaggtcccgggctttggagaatcagcaaaggactcgGAGAGGGCGATGCTGTGTGTCTGGTGTggtactgcggtaaggtccccacggctttggataatccgcggagagagcgatgccggagagctgagagccgtgctgctgcgcgagtctgatgccggagagctgagagctgtgctgcgcgagtctgagagaaactctgagagaatgagactctgggagaaaatgataaagttggagcaaagaatgagatgAAGCGGAGGGTCTGACGTCCAATAAAAATgcttggcggtagttttgaccgtgtatgtgtttttcctcacgcaagcatttgtattacatcagcgtatggggccGCACTTTTGTACATCCCGGTAGGTCATACGGGTCATCTCTAATAACTTGGGACACACATCAAGTTGGACATTTTGTctcccagtaaattctgtttgaagttttgtttttcatatatgactgcgcacaagtacagatatgggttaaaaGAGAAACGCGGCGACGAACATAAACCATCCGCAGATAATtttattacgtcgagcggggttTTCCTCCTATGGTAAAGAAGGCACAAGTATCATCGAGGCCTTACCATGCGTACCACGCCCCCACCAGCAGGCCGTGGAGAATATAGGGAGCTTTGCGCTGTAGGGCCAacactaatttaaaaaaaaaatacagacatgtccggcactcccgaaatgaaagattcaacctcaccttctaagactcagcaggagcaggaggctgTTATGcggcctccgggggctcccaggaagattcGTACACCATgtagacgggtacctatgatgCGACCGTCGGAAGACCCGAGGGCTACCTGTGAGCTGCCCAACGGGGataaactggtctgcctctttgacaacgttgcggaggaactgcgcgtctttcaggtcaCCGGAGACGGCCCAGACCACACGAAAGACGACCCGCATCTGGTGACTTTTTCTgaaacggaatggggaaacttgaagactgtcgttaccccgacgatggaggagagcaccgacCCCGACTTTCAGCCGGACATTGGTAGAATGGAGATGCACTATAGAGATGCTGGCAATGGTAAACAACGTACCACCTTTATGAAGTGGGACGTgaccggggagctggacaagagaatCCTGAATATATGGCAGcggcctaaatgcgactgttttgggctGAGAATACCGTTCGTGATTTGGATGCGGATGATAAAAGGCAGATTACTTCCAAGCGCTGTTTAAGGAGAGTCGCGGGTGTAAGGAGATGCAAAAGTTGAAAAAACTTATAATGTAATATCCATGTCTGGGGTGAGCAAAAGATCGGAATGCTAGCAATGGGGAAGAACGGACAACCATTATCAAGTAGTGTAACATTTTACAGATGTTACAAAGATTTTACAGATTTTACACATGTACAAATGTGTTGTTAATTTAACTTGAACATAGTtgtacattgtttatttttcaaacatgttACACAAATTGTATACATTTATCagatgaggtttttttttttttggtaatataacttgaccatagttttttagtcgcacaaatgttttaagaagtaacatgaaagtttttcaaagtaagatgtacaaatgttttaaaatgtgacatgaaagttttccAAAGtatgatgtacagatgttttaagatgtaagatgtttgggtgttttacaaaaaatttTGTTATGTGTATGCAGCCCAagcgtatttttaaaatgtacaaagttttatgtattcattttgtgaattagttttgaaatctaatatgaacatggcttttatttttacaaaagcaaagttgtaaaaattttgtagggtttttatcaaaggagattttgttaataaATAGCGACTAGAAATGactgaccaggcaggcagaagtctgcttttcttatctcacaagtcatggaagggtgggagggggccacataagtgtggggtaggaactgtggaatcaggcaggggtgtaagaatttaggatatagtcttgttattttaaagaaggtgtacataattatttaattacatttaatagcaaccagtaagctgcatttagcaccatgctgcaaatacacattaaaaactttaaagaatggtaatattacttgaccatagtttttagttacacaaatagtttaagacgtaacatgagtttttcaaagtaagatgtacagatgttttaaaatgtaacatgaaagtttttcaaagtaagatgtaacatgaaagtttttcaaagtaagatttaCAAatgtgggcggcatggtggtgaagtggttagcactgttgcctcacacctctgggacccgggttcaagtctctgcctgggtcacatgtgtgcggagtttgcatgttctccccatgtcgtcgtggggtttcctccgggtactccggtttccccccatggtccaaaaacatgccgaggctaattggagtggctaaattgcccgtaggtgtgcatgtatgagtgactgatgcgtgagtgtgccctgcgatgggctggccccccatcctgggttgttccctgcctcgtccccattgcttccgggataggctccggaccccccgcgacccagtaggataagtggtttggaaaatggatggatttacaaatgttttaaaatgtaacatgaaagtttttcaaagtaagatgtacaaatattttaagacgtaacatgaaagtctttcaaagtaagatgtacagatgttttaagatgtttgggtgttttacaaaaacattttatgtgtttgcagcccaaacgtatttttaaaatgtacaaagttttatgcattcattttgtaaaTTAGTTTTGAgatctaatatgaacatggcttttattttaagcAAAGTTGTAAACATTTTGTAGGctttttatcaaaggagatttttttaatgtaacgaagtttttttttattttcaaagttgcacaagcattttaaaatgtatgatttatacgtgtgttgtatttttcaagcttgtgtacatttatcaaatgagtttttaaaatcatgaccgggtgttttattattcaaaataaaagttgtacatatgttttgttatatgtatgcagcatggttgtgtttttaaaatgtactaattttgtgggatggtgggaataaagcgtatttaaaggggtacctctcatggaatctaccaatctttaccaGCTGATGAACTCTGAGCCACATGTGGACTGggggttttaaccgtgagactcgacacctaggcattagatccttatgtcagcaatggtccccatgcatgtacacagtgtagggtcaggtccagagaaagctgtaactacgagtgcagctgattaatagcatttaatttataacagtaggagctagtaaactgcatttagcagtcgcattaaaacacgttaaagactttaaagaataaagaacggtgacccccgaggcctatgcttatagcatccgggtgcctgatttgagatgcttactgaggtaactgagctgcaccatgtgtcacacttaatgaaacttagtcctaattcaacagaaccagttgtcatccactttgcagtgagatttccgagcgaaaagtgagcgaagtttcattttcttactttaccacctatcggttagtaagggaaatggagacggtaatatgtcggacacgtcaatggcactgagcgcgagggagtgtgcggtgtggcgcgagctgctagctgatgtaacgctgcgaacagtggggctcttacgtttttaagatgcggctaactatccccgagacactttagccaggttcgtgtatatttgctcttaaagctgctgtcaacgccaggagggagctggctagcaataacatttttagctggtcttaaagcttgctgtatttttcattcagtacatacacggtttagaagaaaacctgatcaacatttaaataaataaaaaataaacgtacaaaactattgaaatccaatccattccattgattaatgattaacacattgttactgaatcactgcaaatacatggttaacatatgattaacataattacttatacatttgcactaccgcataacaTGTATATTGTCTACTGCacctattctataaagctataactcgctgtgcaccagctgGGGCAGCTTcaaatctctccctgcaggtggtttctccccccccttttgttccgctgtctgtctctccaagGTCCgaactttcctcagggtctgcggaactgactgcaggcagctatcgcgaagcgaggtcacacagtactcaaaacaatctcttcttgctgaAGGCctgagacataacagacccaatatgcctgcGTTTCCCTCAGCGTGACCCAGCTCGCAGGATCGTCGCGGGATcataacacctggctgtggcagatggatggccattacCGGcgggtgtgtctgcctggggcaTCGCTGACCGGGATCCCGAGGAGTTTTGTCGTGTGGTGGGAGGCAATGTGCTGCCTCAACGCATGCTCCTCAACCTGACTTGACCCGAGTTATTATTCAGCCTGTTTTCTCTAGTTCCTCCATCCTCTCAGCACTGCTGTCCCCAACAGGGCCAGAGGCAGCATTAATCAGGGGATGTTCAGATGGTCCCGGATCAGGCAGATTTTCATCTCCTTGTCGATTCCACAGTCTTTTGATCAAAACTGCAGCCCCCACTACAGCCACCACAGCCACCACGATCCCCACAATCACCCAGTTTCCTCCCGAAGACGCCTCTGCAGAGAGCAGAGAGATCAGTCAGTGTCCAGACACATTTTCACACAGACACTCGGTCCTCAGTCAGTGTAAAATCTCATTGAAGCAGCTAGTAGAGCCACATCACCGAGCCGACAGCCCAACCCAGAGCAGCTTTCCGTCTGACCCCTTTCTGCAGCTGTTACAGACCCTCCTCAATTCAATCACGGATAGTGGTTCTACACAACTAGAATGAGTAttctgaaaatgaaacattcttTAAGTTGATGCATTCACTTAATGTTCTAAGAATAGAACATAGTTGAGTTAATCTAGCTCATTTTTTCATGTTTAAGTAAACCAACTGAATTGCTTTCATTCAATTTAAATTGGGTATATAATCTAACAGCAGCCGTGGTTTATTTCACCCACCGTCATGAAGACGACTCTGCCAAATACTGACCTTACAGGATGGTCTCTCTCTGTAATAAAAATTGAATAGTTGTAGTTGTTCATCAAATATCACCCTGGGGTTGCGtatttggtgatgtaaggccATTTTGATTGGTCAGGACTGGTCATTCTTCAATTAACATGCTGTCTCCTCCCAGCTATAAGCCTCCAAAGCAGACAAATAGATCTGCTCAGACTAACCCTGATGTCCTATAGAGTCACACACCAACAGGTACCCCACAGAACCAAAGGCAAGGGGTCAACTGGCATACAGCAGTTAACTCCAGCAGCCCAAAAGGACCCTGAAGACTAATTATAAAATGTGAGACTAATATCTGTGACATACCATTCTCAATAACGATGGGCTTCTAAAAATTAAGCCTAGTAAAAACCTGAATATGAAATGAGCAAAATGGCTTGATTTGTTCTCCTATCGCAGCCTAAAAGCAATGAGGCCTCTACCCATTATATCTGCTCCAGGGACAATGTACTCCTACAGCCACTAGAGGAGCTGTCACCTTCACTCAGCCCTGATAAATAATGTTATGCAGTCTAGCAACAAATTCAGTTGGTTTAATTAGACATGAGAAAATTTTATGAGATTACGTTCTCAGAATACAAACTGAACTTAAAaagaatgtttcattttcaaaatactcTTTCGATAATTGAGTTAATTCAAAGTAACATTTTTCCGTGTCGTTggatgaaacaaaaccttgatctggatttgtactttctgaactgcACACCTCTATCTGTAATGGGTTACTTCTTTGGGTAACTTCGCCAGCACTGTCAACATTGTCACTGGTTTGACTGATGGGATAATTTAATCCCGGCAAACAAGATCAATTTAGGTAATTTTGTACAAAATATGGTGATAACTTAtcattaataatataataattggaTATAgagaggggtggcatggtggtgcagtggttagcactgtcgcctcccacctgggtttgagtctctgcctgggtcacatgtgtgtggagtttgcatgttctccccatgtcgtcgtggggtttcctccgggtactccggtttccccccacagtccaaaaacatggtaattggaattactaaattgcccgtaggtgtgaatgaatggtatgtgagtgtgccctgtgataggctggccccctattctgggttgttccctgcctcatgcccattgcttccaggataggctctggatcccccaataacccagtaggataagcagtttggaaaatggatggatatagatAATTATCATTACTAACCAATAGcatgtaaaaaaatattaagCATCCACCATTAGAGGTAGGTAGGTGTAACTAGGTTCAGTCAATAACTATTCATACAGAGATAGGAAGCAGATAAATTGGATACAGACAGCAGCTTCTACACTGGGGCAGAAGCATGTTTATCACACAGGGGATAAACTCACCTGGAGGGTTTTCATCAGAATCCTGTTTGTCTTTGGTTTTGGACTCTGGTGTAAAGAAGCAAATCAGTTGATTTTGTACAAACCGTGGTGACAACTTACTGCCATAAGAATTGATTACTAAGCAGTAGCATGTAAAATAAATATCTACCATCACATCAGATTAATACAGGAATCACACTGGAGCAGAAGCATGTTCATCACACAGGGTATAAACTCACCTGGAGgatcttctctctctctgtatggCCTGCAAACAGGATCTGATCCGGGAGGGAAAAAGAGAAACAAATCAGCAGATCCTGTGTGAATTCTGACAGTTTATTCCTGTTTGTACCAAACCCTGTCATACAGCCATGATCTCTGAACACTAACCATGCGTTTGCATGTTGCTTATATATGTATGTTAGGGAGCCTGTAACATCCTATCATATTCATATCACTTATTAAACACGTGTGCTATGCTGTTAGCATCAACAcaccacagtgacactgaacGCATCATCATGGACACGACTAAAACACaaagggaaacccagactaggGGGGTCAGATGCCAGGGGTCCAGGGGGCTAACAGCCTCATTTACATGAAATAAACTTCTGCAGTTACCCCGACTAAAGGTTTGCACATGTTTGATTCTGGCCTCCCGCAGACAAAGAGGGACAGAACCCATCTTAAAATGCCAATACTGATTTACCTGCAATTAGCTCAAGCCAATTTAACGGTCAGGCTCTACTGTATGCTATACAAACATGTATGCTAATAAGCCTGTAACATCCCATCATATTAATGTCAGTTAATCAACAGACATGCTAAGCTGTTATCACCGACAGGCCACAGTGACATATTTCTATAATATGATTTCCTATAAACACACACTGCACCGTTATGCgagtttacatttaatttaaaaagatTTTAAATCTAAGTAAACCTGCACTTCTATGGCGTGTCTCTGCATCCTTTTGCTTCCGGTCTCCTGCAGGGATACCTGAAACAGAAGCAGCAGAGTCAGCGTGAGCCTGTAACTCGGAGCGGCAGCAGTGCGTGTGAGATGCAGGGTAgcagcagagagctgggggccgggggataaaggcggcctgcagagagctgggggccgggggataaaggcggcctgcagagagctgggggccgagagataaaggcggcctgcagagagctgggggccgagAGATAAaagcggcctgcagagagctgggggccgagggataaaggcggcctgcagagagctgggggccgggggataaaggcggcctgcggagagctgggggccgggggataaaggcggcctgcagagagctggggccgggggataaaggcggcctgcagagagccgggggataaaggcggcctgcagagagctgggggccgggggataaaggcggcctgcagagagccgggggataaaggcggcctgcagagagctgggggccgggggataaaggcggcctgcagagagccgggggataaaggcggcctgcagagagccgggggataaaggcggcctgcagagagctgggggccgggggataaaggcggcctgcggagagctgggggccgggggataaaggcggcctgcagagagctggggccgggggataaaggcggcctgcagagagccgggggataaaggcggcct
Coding sequences within it:
- the LOC125739984 gene encoding proline-rich protein 36-like, which encodes MNRTVTQKLRAVGSSLQAAFIPRPPALCRPPLSPGSLQAAFIPRLSAGRLYPPAPSSLQAAFIPRLSAGRLYPPAPSSLQAAFIPRLSAGRLYPPAPALCRPPLSPGPQLSAGRLYPPAPSSLQAAFIPRLSAGRLYPPALCRPPLSPGPQLSAGRLYPPALCRPPLSPGPQLSAGRLYPPALCRPPLSPGPSSLQAAFIPRPPALRRPPLSPGPQLSAGRLYPSAPSSLQAAFISRPPALCRPPLSLGPQLSAGRLYPPAPSSLQAAFIPRPPALCCYPASHTHCCRSELQAHADSAASVSGIPAGDRKQKDAETRHRSADPVCRPYREREDPPESKTKDKQDSDENPPEASSGGNWVIVGIVVAVVAVVGAAVLIKRLWNRQGDENLPDPGPSEHPLINAASGPVGDSSAERMEELEKTG